A DNA window from Mesorhizobium sp. C432A contains the following coding sequences:
- a CDS encoding ribulose-phosphate 3-epimerase yields the protein MTTNKPLSGPAAFAALPRNRLIGEFSLWSADLANMERDLKRIETHADVHHIDVADARFTPGFLFFPDLVAHIAKLTAKPIHVHLMVEAEIVEEQTRQFIEAGADLISVHAENGETGLRAVKLARELGAEAGVVLRLETPVAAVTPFLPEVAFVTLLGTSIGVKGQSLSEQACPRLIEARALMRKAGREADIVLAADGGIRHETVPLLRAAGAETVVLGSLAFGDPDLARRMAWLHGLEVAA from the coding sequence ATGACGACGAACAAGCCCCTGTCCGGCCCCGCCGCATTTGCCGCCCTGCCGCGCAACCGGCTTATCGGCGAGTTTTCGCTGTGGTCGGCCGACCTCGCCAATATGGAGCGCGATTTGAAGCGCATCGAGACCCATGCCGATGTCCATCATATCGACGTCGCCGATGCCCGCTTCACCCCTGGCTTCCTGTTCTTCCCGGACCTGGTGGCGCACATCGCCAAGCTCACCGCAAAGCCTATCCATGTCCATTTGATGGTCGAAGCCGAGATCGTCGAGGAACAGACGCGCCAGTTCATCGAGGCCGGCGCCGACCTGATCAGTGTGCACGCCGAAAACGGCGAGACCGGTCTGCGCGCCGTGAAACTGGCGCGTGAACTCGGGGCCGAGGCCGGCGTGGTGCTGCGGCTGGAAACACCGGTCGCGGCCGTCACGCCCTTCCTGCCGGAAGTGGCATTCGTGACGCTGCTCGGCACTTCCATCGGCGTCAAGGGCCAGAGCCTGTCGGAGCAGGCGTGTCCGCGCCTGATCGAGGCGCGCGCGCTGATGCGCAAAGCCGGCCGCGAGGCCGACATCGTGCTCGCCGCCGATGGCGGCATCCGCCACGAGACCGTGCCCTTACTGCGCGCCGCAGGTGCGGAGACCGTGGTGCTGGGCTCGCTGGCCTTCGGCGATCCCGACCTTGCCCGGCGCATGGCCTGGCTGCACGGGCTGGAGGTCGCCGCCTGA
- a CDS encoding class I fructose-bisphosphate aldolase — MSLGTKVRLARLFSHPSGNLFGGAVDHFVGYGDVRKGGLADLPGALARVMAGKPDYVSIQPGTARHLWPQYAGKASLVIQAGCFTADDRISELIATPEDAVRAGADALAVAIPVRGATEGKYIRWLTDSVNAAARYGMPVVAHIYPRDFTDGAKIVFTPDEIAYAARIGYESGVDVIKIGYTGDFESFRETVRTCPVPVVIAGGPKTDTLLGALQQTADAIRAGAHGAVVGRNLWGHGDPEKAALAFRGVIHDGLSAQDALAKAGA, encoded by the coding sequence ATGAGCCTAGGAACCAAGGTGCGTCTCGCGCGCCTCTTCTCGCATCCATCGGGGAACCTTTTTGGCGGCGCGGTCGACCACTTCGTCGGCTATGGCGACGTGCGCAAAGGCGGCCTTGCCGACCTGCCGGGTGCGCTCGCACGCGTCATGGCGGGCAAACCCGACTACGTCAGCATCCAGCCTGGCACCGCGCGCCATCTGTGGCCGCAATATGCGGGCAAAGCTTCCCTGGTGATTCAGGCGGGCTGCTTCACTGCGGACGATCGCATCAGCGAGTTGATCGCGACGCCCGAGGATGCGGTGCGCGCCGGGGCCGATGCGTTGGCCGTGGCCATTCCGGTGCGCGGCGCGACCGAGGGCAAATACATACGCTGGCTGACCGATTCGGTGAATGCAGCAGCCCGCTACGGCATGCCCGTGGTGGCGCATATCTACCCTCGCGATTTCACCGACGGAGCAAAGATCGTCTTCACCCCCGACGAGATCGCCTATGCGGCGCGCATCGGTTACGAGTCCGGCGTCGACGTGATCAAAATCGGCTACACCGGCGATTTCGAGTCGTTCCGGGAGACCGTCCGGACCTGCCCGGTGCCGGTTGTCATCGCGGGCGGTCCAAAGACCGATACGCTGCTCGGCGCGCTTCAGCAGACGGCGGACGCCATCCGTGCCGGCGCGCACGGCGCCGTGGTCGGCCGCAATCTCTGGGGGCACGGCGATCCGGAGAAGGCAGCGCTTGCCTTTCGCGGCGTCATCCATGACGGCCTTTCGGCGCAAGACGCCCTGGCGAAGGCGGGTGCCTGA
- a CDS encoding PfkB family carbohydrate kinase: MPTIPSILGFGAIAIDDIVYVDQPLSAGKGKVLQSTRAFGGNVATALAAVARLGGTAGFVGWLASAADDAVQLDLVASGIETAFAPRHPDARPVHSRITVGSDGERFIAYDDDAMLGTAPDFPDDILSRATVLIVDSYATGSLDVVARARDLGLAILGDIEWSSGPATERLIALCDHLILPLSFARTATGRRSPAEMLDALWLSSRSAVVLTDGGRGVYYRGREQTGLWHLPPHRVAVVDSTGAGDCFHGAYAHALTRGADTAGRIAFAAAAAAVSITGRGGREALPTEDQVTQLLASANAPSAVDLKNAHVDAGA; encoded by the coding sequence ATGCCCACCATCCCCTCGATCCTCGGCTTCGGCGCTATTGCGATCGACGACATCGTCTACGTCGATCAGCCATTGTCGGCGGGCAAGGGTAAGGTTCTGCAAAGTACCCGCGCCTTCGGGGGAAATGTCGCGACGGCGCTGGCCGCCGTCGCGCGGCTCGGCGGAACCGCCGGGTTCGTCGGATGGCTGGCCAGTGCCGCGGACGACGCGGTGCAACTCGATCTCGTGGCGAGCGGTATTGAAACCGCATTCGCGCCGCGCCATCCCGACGCGCGCCCGGTGCACTCGCGGATCACCGTCGGCTCGGACGGGGAAAGGTTCATCGCGTATGACGACGATGCGATGCTGGGCACCGCTCCGGACTTTCCGGACGATATCCTCAGCCGCGCGACCGTCCTGATCGTCGATAGCTATGCGACCGGGTCGCTGGATGTCGTGGCTCGGGCTCGCGATCTCGGCCTTGCGATCCTCGGCGATATCGAATGGAGCAGCGGCCCCGCCACGGAGCGGCTGATCGCGCTCTGCGACCATCTCATTCTTCCACTTAGCTTTGCACGGACTGCCACGGGGCGCCGATCGCCTGCCGAGATGCTCGATGCCTTGTGGTTGTCATCGCGATCCGCCGTGGTTCTGACCGATGGAGGCAGGGGTGTGTACTATCGCGGCCGTGAACAGACAGGTCTCTGGCACCTGCCCCCGCACCGGGTTGCGGTCGTCGACTCCACAGGCGCGGGTGACTGCTTTCATGGCGCCTATGCCCATGCGTTGACGCGCGGAGCCGACACCGCGGGCCGGATCGCATTCGCGGCCGCGGCGGCGGCCGTTTCGATAACGGGGCGTGGCGGGCGCGAGGCGCTTCCGACCGAGGACCAGGTCACGCAACTCCTGGCATCGGCGAACGCGCCGTCAGCAGTCGACCTGAAAAATGCGCATGTGGATGCTGGAGCATGA
- a CDS encoding sugar ABC transporter permease: protein MTGQKRSHHRLKRAVAPYLYLSPSLLIIGLLMLLPMVTVIGYSFQNSAVLRRDPSFAGLKHYQAIFADPVFWASLWHTLYFTCMSVVFHMTIGMLFALMLNSDRINPTLRNILRVLYILPWLFTAVIIAVIWRLLLEPNGVVNSVLMQMGIIGSKVEWFSSPATALHAVTFANIWAGYPLFMVSLLAGLQGIPKDFYEAADIDGAKAYQKLIFITIPQLMPIIISISLLDFIWTMQVFPLIWITTGGGPIYSTEVLSTYTYKLAFSSYNLSQASASAVVILLISLGLTLFYIRYQKAR, encoded by the coding sequence ATGACCGGGCAGAAGCGCTCCCACCATCGACTGAAACGAGCGGTCGCACCCTATCTCTATCTGTCACCCTCGCTCCTCATAATCGGCCTTTTGATGCTGCTGCCAATGGTGACGGTGATTGGCTATTCGTTCCAGAACAGCGCGGTGCTGCGTCGAGACCCGTCCTTTGCCGGATTGAAACACTACCAGGCGATCTTTGCCGATCCGGTGTTCTGGGCCTCGCTGTGGCACACACTCTACTTCACCTGCATGAGCGTCGTCTTCCATATGACCATCGGCATGCTCTTCGCACTCATGCTGAACAGCGACCGCATCAATCCTACGCTGCGCAACATTCTGCGCGTGCTGTACATACTGCCCTGGCTGTTCACCGCGGTGATTATCGCGGTGATCTGGCGCCTTCTGCTCGAGCCGAATGGTGTCGTGAACAGTGTTCTCATGCAGATGGGCATCATCGGTTCCAAGGTCGAGTGGTTTTCCTCGCCCGCGACCGCGCTGCACGCCGTCACCTTCGCCAACATCTGGGCGGGCTACCCGCTTTTCATGGTCAGCCTGCTCGCAGGCTTGCAGGGCATTCCCAAGGATTTCTACGAGGCCGCCGATATCGACGGCGCGAAGGCCTACCAGAAGCTGATCTTCATCACCATTCCGCAGCTGATGCCGATCATCATCAGCATCTCGCTGCTCGACTTCATCTGGACCATGCAGGTCTTTCCATTGATCTGGATAACGACGGGTGGCGGTCCGATCTACTCGACCGAGGTCCTCAGCACCTACACGTACAAGCTGGCGTTTTCGAGCTACAACCTATCGCAGGCCTCGGCTAGCGCCGTGGTCATCCTGCTGATCTCTCTCGGCCTGACGCTGTTCTACATCCGCTATCAAAAGGCTCGGTAG
- a CDS encoding ABC transporter ATP-binding protein, which produces MAEVILEKICKTYGNSFRAIDQLNLSVKDGEFLILVGPSGCGKSTALRMIAGLEDITSGSLRIGGVDVVDMPPKDRDIAMVFQSYALYPHMTVSENIAFSMRLAGKPKAERKKRVDEIAKTLQLTSLLDSKPANLSGGQRQRVAMGRAMVREPAAFLMDEPLSNLDAKLRVQMRAEITSLQKQLGVTTIYVTHDQIEAMTMGDRVAVLKGGVLQQVDTPKRLYESPVNAFVAGFIGSPSMNLFEATLKGGELAFRDFAVRLQDAAFVRRPALRSYAGRKVVFGIRPEDLYDSSLESGRKYQTIPARVTSIEELGSEQIVHMNIDAVRVDSGDPDAVDDFGLASNAVARFEPISAVRSGSEIRLAVDDAKFHFFDPETHLAI; this is translated from the coding sequence ATGGCAGAAGTCATTCTTGAGAAGATCTGCAAAACCTACGGCAACAGTTTTCGCGCAATCGACCAGTTGAACCTGTCGGTCAAGGACGGCGAGTTCTTGATCCTCGTCGGGCCTTCCGGCTGCGGCAAATCCACGGCGTTGCGAATGATCGCGGGGTTGGAAGACATCACCAGCGGCAGCCTTCGGATCGGCGGGGTCGACGTCGTCGACATGCCGCCCAAGGACCGCGACATCGCGATGGTGTTCCAGAGCTACGCGCTCTACCCGCATATGACGGTATCCGAAAACATCGCCTTTTCGATGCGGCTGGCAGGCAAGCCGAAGGCCGAGCGCAAGAAGCGCGTGGACGAGATCGCCAAAACTCTTCAGCTGACGTCTTTGCTGGACAGCAAACCCGCGAACCTGTCAGGCGGGCAGCGTCAACGGGTTGCCATGGGCCGCGCCATGGTGCGCGAGCCGGCCGCCTTTCTCATGGACGAGCCGCTTTCCAATCTGGATGCGAAACTGCGTGTGCAAATGCGCGCCGAAATCACCAGCCTGCAAAAGCAGCTCGGCGTCACGACCATTTACGTGACCCACGATCAGATCGAAGCGATGACGATGGGCGACAGGGTCGCGGTGCTGAAAGGCGGTGTGCTGCAGCAGGTCGACACACCCAAGAGGCTCTATGAATCGCCGGTTAACGCCTTCGTTGCCGGCTTCATCGGCTCTCCTTCGATGAACCTTTTCGAGGCGACCCTGAAGGGCGGCGAGCTCGCTTTTCGCGACTTCGCCGTCCGGCTGCAGGATGCAGCCTTCGTGCGCAGGCCGGCCTTGAGGTCGTATGCGGGGCGCAAGGTCGTGTTCGGGATCAGACCGGAGGATCTTTATGACAGCAGCCTTGAATCCGGTCGCAAGTATCAGACGATACCGGCCAGGGTGACCTCGATCGAGGAACTCGGCTCCGAACAGATCGTCCACATGAACATCGACGCGGTCCGGGTGGACTCCGGCGATCCGGATGCGGTGGACGATTTCGGCCTGGCATCGAACGCGGTGGCGAGGTTCGAGCCGATCAGCGCCGTCCGCTCCGGCTCGGAAATCCGGTTAGCCGTGGATGATGCCAAGTTCCATTTCTTCGATCCCGAAACGCATCTGGCGATCTGA
- a CDS encoding sugar phosphate isomerase/epimerase: protein MTVKDLKVGCQTFTWEMLGDRFAGGPDDLLKAIADGGYAGIEITDTMIGRYAGKPAEFAAALKSSGLTLVSFAFGSKSGFTLRDEIGADLETAKRWIDFAAAFPGALVSMGSATIVSDGPRDGKFATAAEVYNKAGELGREAGVQVAVHPSSHHNTLLFDRADYDRIFGLLDASLVGWVPDTGHILRGGQDMADTLTTYRDRIRYVHLKDVDANGTWAMLGKGVCDTAKVIEIAGAAPNFNGWLVLEEESETAAADPAGAVKTNRQTMRGYGA, encoded by the coding sequence ATGACCGTGAAAGACCTGAAAGTCGGCTGCCAGACCTTTACCTGGGAAATGCTCGGGGACCGCTTCGCCGGCGGCCCGGACGATCTGCTCAAGGCGATTGCCGATGGCGGCTATGCCGGCATCGAGATCACCGACACGATGATCGGCCGCTATGCCGGCAAGCCGGCGGAGTTCGCGGCCGCGCTGAAATCATCCGGACTGACGCTCGTCTCCTTCGCCTTCGGCTCGAAGAGCGGTTTCACGCTCAGGGATGAGATCGGCGCCGACCTCGAGACCGCCAAACGCTGGATCGACTTCGCCGCCGCCTTTCCCGGCGCGCTGGTGTCGATGGGCTCGGCCACGATCGTTTCCGACGGGCCGCGCGACGGCAAGTTTGCCACCGCCGCCGAGGTCTACAACAAAGCCGGCGAACTCGGGCGCGAGGCCGGCGTCCAGGTCGCGGTGCATCCAAGCTCGCATCACAACACGCTGCTGTTCGACCGCGCCGACTACGACCGCATCTTCGGGCTGCTCGACGCCTCGCTGGTGGGCTGGGTGCCCGACACCGGCCACATCTTGCGCGGTGGCCAGGACATGGCGGATACGCTCACCACTTATCGCGACCGCATCCGCTATGTGCATCTGAAGGATGTCGACGCGAATGGAACCTGGGCGATGCTGGGCAAGGGCGTCTGTGACACGGCGAAGGTGATCGAGATCGCTGGTGCTGCACCCAATTTCAACGGCTGGCTGGTGCTGGAGGAAGAGTCCGAAACGGCCGCCGCCGACCCTGCCGGCGCCGTCAAAACCAACCGCCAGACAATGCGCGGCTACGGAGCCTGA
- a CDS encoding DeoR/GlpR family DNA-binding transcription regulator, protein MLSEQRRQSILGEVQRSGQVRIKDLSDGFGVSEVTVRSDLEILDRKGLLTKTRGGAVTRTTDSTTAAFARRMQTNLDAKKRIARAALDLFEDNQSVIFDGGSTLMQLAMQLPPLSNVVVAATAMNIVQHLMHRPGLDVHMIGGRVYPDTVSTLITDADTALGGLVAHQVFVGAHAIDSSLDVVDVNEDMARTKRNLVRMARRVVLLADSSKWGVSGTSKAFSLSAVDVVITDDGLPGPIRSELDRVGAKVIYA, encoded by the coding sequence ATGTTGTCGGAGCAGAGACGCCAATCGATCCTGGGCGAGGTGCAACGCAGCGGACAGGTTCGCATCAAGGACCTGTCGGACGGGTTTGGCGTGTCGGAGGTCACGGTGCGCTCCGACCTCGAAATACTGGACCGCAAGGGACTGCTGACCAAGACCCGTGGAGGGGCGGTGACCCGGACCACCGATTCGACGACGGCCGCGTTCGCCCGGCGGATGCAAACGAACCTCGACGCAAAGAAGCGCATCGCCCGGGCGGCGCTGGACCTGTTCGAGGACAACCAATCGGTTATCTTCGACGGCGGCTCGACCTTGATGCAGCTTGCCATGCAGTTACCGCCGCTCAGCAATGTCGTGGTCGCGGCCACGGCCATGAATATCGTGCAGCATCTTATGCATCGTCCCGGGCTCGACGTTCATATGATCGGCGGCCGGGTCTATCCCGACACGGTGAGCACGCTGATCACCGATGCCGATACGGCTCTCGGCGGCCTGGTAGCGCATCAGGTCTTTGTTGGGGCGCATGCGATAGACTCGTCACTGGATGTGGTCGACGTGAACGAAGACATGGCGCGGACGAAGCGAAACCTCGTTCGCATGGCCCGGCGCGTTGTCCTACTCGCCGATTCGAGCAAATGGGGCGTCAGCGGGACGTCCAAGGCATTTTCGCTGTCGGCCGTTGACGTGGTGATCACCGACGATGGCCTGCCCGGTCCAATACGCAGCGAGCTTGATAGGGTCGGGGCCAAGGTGATCTATGCCTGA
- a CDS encoding carbohydrate ABC transporter permease gives MRKGHTPKDRLITAALHVALAAGLFFAAFPIYWMLSSSFKSNTEIFALPPTVLPKAFTLEAYAAILGDPVKLRFFFNSYFVAGAVTVLTVLIALLAAYGFSRFNFRGKGSLNTLIISTQTIPPITLLIPFFGLVVSYGIFDTYVALILTYLVFTLPYAILLMTGYLNTLPRDLDEAVAVDGGTSWTALWRVIVPISLPGIVATSVYTFLLCWNEFLFALTLTKSTSMRTVPIGIQLLMGQHAFEWNQMMAMSVLGSLPLLVIYLVAQRFFLAGMTAGSVK, from the coding sequence ATGAGGAAAGGGCACACGCCGAAAGACAGGCTGATCACCGCCGCGCTCCATGTCGCGCTTGCCGCAGGGCTCTTTTTCGCGGCCTTCCCGATCTACTGGATGCTGAGCAGCTCGTTCAAGTCGAATACCGAAATCTTCGCCCTGCCGCCAACCGTCCTGCCGAAGGCCTTCACGCTGGAAGCGTATGCGGCCATTCTGGGCGACCCGGTAAAGCTGCGCTTCTTCTTCAACAGCTACTTCGTGGCCGGAGCGGTGACCGTGCTGACGGTGCTGATCGCCTTGCTGGCGGCCTACGGGTTCAGCCGTTTCAATTTCCGCGGCAAGGGCAGCCTCAACACGCTCATCATCAGCACGCAGACGATCCCGCCGATCACGCTTTTGATCCCCTTCTTCGGGCTTGTCGTCTCGTATGGCATCTTCGACACCTATGTCGCGCTGATCCTGACCTATCTGGTGTTCACGCTGCCCTATGCGATCCTGCTGATGACGGGATATCTGAACACCTTGCCCCGCGACCTCGATGAAGCGGTGGCTGTCGACGGCGGCACCAGTTGGACCGCACTGTGGCGGGTGATCGTCCCGATTTCACTGCCTGGTATCGTGGCGACGTCGGTCTACACCTTCCTGTTGTGCTGGAACGAATTTCTCTTTGCGCTGACACTGACGAAGTCGACGTCCATGCGCACCGTCCCGATCGGCATCCAGTTGTTGATGGGGCAACACGCATTCGAATGGAACCAGATGATGGCGATGAGCGTGCTCGGCTCGCTGCCGCTCCTGGTCATCTACCTGGTTGCCCAGAGGTTCTTCCTCGCCGGCATGACCGCAGGCTCGGTCAAGTAG
- a CDS encoding alpha/beta hydrolase → MTSPPSLPTLDPEARHVLELGSQAGAPPFETGTPEQARRAYNEGFPNLQGEREPVAALSERIIAGPGDPLRLRIYRGQGAPSAGAPALLYLHGGGWVIGNLDSHDEICRWFANEAGAVVVSVDYRLAPEHKFPAAIEDCRSALAFMQSAADELGIDAARIAVAGDSAGGNLATVLGLLTRGDKNPPAAQLLFYPNTDAGQTTDSYRRFAIGFGLTASTMAWFRDHYVRNAADIGDWRTSPLKAESLAGAPPTFIAIAGHDILADEGEAYARRLQQAGVPVVLEHWPGQIHGFVSMGRHGPAARQAVAAAIAAWRSFDPAFGKAQAD, encoded by the coding sequence GTGACATCGCCACCGTCCCTGCCGACACTCGATCCGGAGGCCCGGCATGTGCTCGAGCTCGGCAGCCAAGCCGGTGCGCCGCCGTTCGAAACGGGAACGCCAGAACAGGCGCGCCGTGCCTACAATGAAGGCTTCCCAAACCTGCAAGGCGAGCGTGAACCGGTCGCAGCACTCAGCGAGCGCATCATCGCCGGACCCGGCGATCCGCTGAGGCTCAGGATCTATCGCGGGCAGGGCGCGCCTTCGGCAGGCGCTCCGGCGCTGCTCTATCTCCATGGCGGCGGCTGGGTGATCGGCAATCTCGACTCGCATGACGAGATCTGCCGCTGGTTCGCCAACGAGGCAGGCGCTGTCGTCGTTTCCGTCGACTACCGGCTGGCGCCGGAACACAAATTCCCGGCGGCAATAGAGGATTGCCGATCGGCACTTGCCTTCATGCAAAGCGCCGCGGACGAACTCGGCATCGACGCTGCCCGCATCGCGGTTGCCGGCGACAGCGCGGGCGGCAATCTCGCCACGGTGCTCGGCCTGCTCACGCGGGGGGACAAAAATCCGCCGGCAGCGCAGCTGCTGTTTTATCCCAACACCGATGCCGGGCAGACGACGGACAGCTATCGCCGCTTCGCCATAGGCTTTGGCCTGACCGCCTCGACCATGGCCTGGTTCCGCGACCATTATGTCCGCAATGCCGCCGACATCGGCGACTGGCGTACCTCACCGCTGAAGGCGGAAAGCCTCGCCGGTGCGCCGCCCACCTTCATCGCCATCGCCGGTCACGACATCCTCGCCGACGAAGGCGAGGCCTATGCCAGGCGTCTGCAGCAGGCCGGCGTGCCGGTCGTGCTGGAACACTGGCCCGGTCAGATCCACGGCTTCGTCTCGATGGGCCGTCACGGCCCGGCAGCGAGACAGGCGGTTGCCGCCGCCATTGCCGCGTGGCGAAGCTTCGATCCTGCCTTTGGAAAGGCTCAAGCGGACTGA
- a CDS encoding Gfo/Idh/MocA family oxidoreductase yields the protein MHGKSETKLGIGVIGCGNISMTYLRNAALFGGVELRACADISADMAELRASEYGIRAIGVDTLLADPDIDLVLNLTIPAAHFDISLSALSAGKHVFTEKPLATSAADGRRLVAEAAKRGLLIGSAPDTFLGAAGRRARRLMDDGAIGKPVTGTAFMMGRGMEHWHPNPQFYYQPGGGPVFDMGPYYLTMLVNLLGPVERVMAMATRGQEERLITADGPFKNTTLKVGTPTNIVSLLEFRSGATVTFGASWDVFKHSNHPIELHGTEGSLRLPDPDTFGGTVSLSERGADWVDFASDSELYGARNWPYSAPDRANYRMLGVADLAGALATGRKPRASGELALHVLEIMEAILASGESRGSVAVNGTVDQPPLLGEEEAATLLA from the coding sequence ATGCACGGAAAGTCAGAGACAAAGCTCGGCATCGGTGTCATCGGCTGCGGCAACATCTCGATGACCTATCTGCGCAATGCAGCGCTCTTCGGTGGTGTCGAGCTACGCGCCTGCGCCGACATTTCCGCTGACATGGCCGAGCTGCGCGCCAGCGAATACGGCATCCGAGCGATTGGCGTCGACACGCTGCTCGCCGACCCCGACATCGACCTCGTGCTGAACCTGACCATCCCGGCGGCGCATTTCGACATTTCGTTGTCAGCGCTCTCGGCGGGCAAGCATGTCTTCACCGAAAAGCCGCTGGCAACCTCTGCCGCCGACGGCCGCCGCCTTGTCGCCGAGGCCGCGAAGCGCGGCCTGCTGATCGGCTCGGCGCCGGACACATTCCTGGGTGCAGCCGGCCGCCGCGCGCGCCGGTTGATGGATGACGGCGCGATCGGCAAGCCGGTGACCGGCACCGCTTTCATGATGGGACGGGGCATGGAGCACTGGCATCCCAATCCGCAATTCTATTATCAGCCCGGCGGCGGTCCGGTGTTCGACATGGGTCCCTACTACCTGACCATGCTGGTCAACCTGCTCGGACCGGTCGAGCGCGTCATGGCGATGGCGACGCGCGGCCAGGAGGAGAGGCTGATCACGGCCGACGGGCCGTTCAAGAACACGACACTCAAGGTCGGCACGCCGACCAACATAGTGTCGCTGCTCGAATTCCGTTCCGGCGCCACCGTCACCTTCGGCGCCTCCTGGGACGTGTTCAAACACTCCAACCATCCGATCGAACTGCACGGCACCGAAGGCTCGCTCAGGCTGCCCGACCCCGACACGTTCGGCGGCACCGTTTCGCTGTCGGAGCGTGGCGCCGACTGGGTCGATTTCGCCAGCGACAGCGAACTCTACGGCGCCCGCAACTGGCCCTATTCCGCGCCCGACCGCGCCAATTACCGCATGCTCGGCGTCGCCGATCTGGCGGGCGCGCTGGCCACGGGCAGAAAGCCGCGCGCCTCCGGTGAGCTGGCGCTGCATGTGCTTGAGATCATGGAGGCGATCCTGGCTTCGGGCGAAAGCCGTGGCTCGGTTGCCGTCAACGGCACGGTCGACCAGCCGCCGCTGCTTGGCGAAGAGGAAGCGGCAACCCTGCTTGCCTGA
- a CDS encoding sugar ABC transporter substrate-binding protein: protein MMFRIRPAMLKIAAAAWLLGATGAMADTTLEFTQWWEPELPAGSLRAIMNDFEAANPGIKVTLVSGPYATTRDQISVGAATGTLSDVVGLDGAWVNNLNAQGALADMNPMMDASGFDKTQVADIIKVDGKAVMFPVASFVYPVFVNLDLAAQAGVTKLPSTRAEFLEAAKKMTHADKNQYGWVLPLSLQTPSGVQNDLMSWVWASGQSMMVEGKPALEGKPVVDMLTFVKSLNDAGVISPGIATKTEQEKVEEFVNDRVGMMIDSLAHVNLIRKRNPKLNFDLIPVPVVADYNGKRGLPYASWGIGISAASKHQDEAWKLVQYLMSEKVNAKLVSLANAFPGNVNAKPDFVTSDKAFAKAFEIFKTGYLANEFTGLPVAEDLMTQFDVEAQKMLAGEQSPEQAATNAQKGWTAKF, encoded by the coding sequence ATGATGTTTCGGATACGACCCGCGATGCTGAAAATAGCCGCGGCCGCATGGTTGCTTGGTGCAACCGGCGCCATGGCGGACACGACGCTGGAATTCACCCAATGGTGGGAGCCCGAATTGCCGGCGGGATCGCTCAGGGCAATCATGAACGACTTCGAGGCTGCAAACCCCGGCATCAAGGTGACGCTGGTCAGCGGTCCCTATGCGACCACGCGAGACCAGATCTCGGTCGGCGCCGCAACCGGAACGCTCAGCGACGTCGTCGGTCTCGACGGCGCCTGGGTGAACAATCTGAACGCGCAGGGTGCGCTGGCCGACATGAACCCGATGATGGATGCGAGCGGGTTCGACAAGACCCAGGTCGCGGATATCATCAAGGTGGACGGCAAGGCGGTGATGTTTCCCGTGGCTTCGTTCGTCTATCCGGTCTTCGTCAATCTGGACCTCGCCGCCCAGGCAGGCGTGACCAAGCTGCCGTCGACCCGCGCGGAGTTTCTCGAAGCCGCCAAGAAGATGACCCATGCCGACAAGAACCAGTATGGCTGGGTGCTGCCGCTGTCGCTGCAAACGCCGTCCGGTGTCCAGAACGACCTGATGTCGTGGGTCTGGGCCTCGGGTCAATCGATGATGGTTGAGGGCAAGCCGGCTCTCGAGGGCAAGCCGGTCGTCGATATGCTCACCTTCGTCAAATCGCTGAACGACGCCGGCGTCATCTCGCCCGGCATTGCCACCAAGACCGAGCAGGAAAAGGTCGAGGAATTCGTCAACGATCGGGTCGGAATGATGATCGACTCGCTCGCGCATGTGAATCTCATCCGCAAACGCAATCCCAAGCTGAACTTCGACCTCATCCCGGTCCCAGTCGTGGCGGACTACAACGGCAAGCGCGGCCTTCCCTATGCCTCCTGGGGCATCGGCATCTCTGCCGCCTCGAAACATCAGGATGAAGCCTGGAAGCTCGTCCAATATCTGATGAGCGAGAAGGTGAATGCCAAGCTCGTGTCGCTTGCAAATGCCTTCCCGGGCAACGTCAACGCCAAGCCCGATTTCGTGACCTCGGACAAGGCTTTCGCCAAGGCTTTCGAAATCTTCAAGACCGGCTATCTCGCCAACGAGTTCACGGGCCTGCCGGTGGCTGAAGACCTGATGACCCAGTTCGACGTGGAGGCTCAGAAGATGCTTGCCGGCGAGCAGTCTCCGGAACAAGCCGCAACCAACGCTCAAAAGGGCTGGACGGCGAAATTCTGA